The following coding sequences are from one uncultured Desulfobacter sp. window:
- a CDS encoding chitobiase/beta-hexosaminidase C-terminal domain-containing protein: MNFFKSSYQKINFFSTFLCQPQKTRTPSFTLTEAGATAELSSALPYNDNVITVSIADKDGNIGTANVNFNVRPDTDTDGDGMPDWWELKYFDDAVSQVSGTDDSDGDGISNHDEYVQGTDPKNSDITPPEIQNQYPPDETTLIPTGKQPFEMMFYFRDSDSGIKSVALFDANGVDITDQAVLNGYSLIFTINRPESRTYYFTLIIIDDAGNKTEKPIEFTLDCDPPDVYVSNDNEGGNYNEAVTVELTTNETATIYYSTDGYPPYKGTANTSVYITALTISETTNLQFYAEDTAGNTSSTQSEIYYLDQILPTASNLSVSFEASNSWNHLSWDAVSQAAKYHIYRAVNAIDKKILEDCVNNKIAPPSQLRAGSDTTNLYQDDSDILSETTYWYGITIETLDEVEGPLSELVEVTVGTAGFLATTNTQTAILRAKAWLKANQDQSGSWGNEKNKILSTSQVLNAFKAAGDDDVSIRSGLFYLKGHYADNNDFLARQINTLYDFGQNVDYRVSKLILQAHINENNGTTYLFGWGTRPGYCPDPVSTAIGASALKKATQGTTLADETVIGFINDVNGFYFSSEDRKFGWVAGQEASVYVSSIIYCLLIDEYNGLPTNFSYDWIIVTQDSNGDGSFGNGILDTAATLLWLELPETNKTNAVEYLKEQQDLNGSWAEDPFLTGLCLEALLK; the protein is encoded by the coding sequence ATGAATTTTTTTAAAAGTTCATACCAAAAAATTAACTTCTTTAGCACATTTTTATGTCAACCTCAAAAAACTCGAACACCGAGTTTTACACTTACGGAAGCCGGTGCAACAGCCGAGCTTTCAAGTGCTTTGCCCTATAATGACAATGTTATTACTGTCAGCATCGCCGATAAGGATGGCAATATCGGCACCGCTAATGTCAACTTTAATGTTCGGCCTGATACGGATACGGATGGTGACGGTATGCCGGACTGGTGGGAATTAAAGTATTTTGATGATGCCGTATCTCAGGTTTCAGGAACAGATGACTCAGATGGTGACGGCATTTCAAATCATGATGAATATGTTCAGGGAACCGACCCGAAAAATTCGGACATCACGCCTCCTGAGATCCAGAATCAATATCCGCCTGATGAGACGACACTGATACCAACCGGAAAGCAGCCTTTTGAAATGATGTTTTATTTCAGAGATTCAGACTCCGGCATAAAATCCGTAGCCCTCTTTGACGCAAATGGAGTCGATATAACGGATCAAGCCGTTCTTAACGGCTATTCATTGATATTTACAATTAACAGACCGGAAAGCCGGACCTATTATTTTACGCTTATCATCATTGATGATGCCGGTAATAAGACAGAAAAACCGATTGAATTTACATTGGACTGTGATCCTCCAGATGTTTATGTCTCCAACGATAATGAAGGTGGCAATTACAATGAGGCCGTCACCGTAGAATTAACAACAAACGAGACAGCAACCATTTATTACTCCACAGACGGATACCCGCCATATAAAGGTACGGCAAATACCTCTGTATATATTACTGCCCTGACAATATCAGAAACCACTAACCTGCAGTTTTATGCAGAAGACACAGCCGGTAATACCAGTTCAACACAAAGCGAAATCTATTACCTGGATCAAATCCTGCCTACAGCCAGTAATCTGTCAGTCAGTTTTGAGGCATCAAACTCCTGGAACCATCTTTCATGGGACGCCGTATCCCAGGCTGCAAAATATCACATTTATCGAGCAGTAAATGCCATTGATAAAAAAATTCTTGAGGACTGCGTTAACAACAAAATCGCTCCACCGTCTCAATTAAGAGCCGGTTCGGATACTACAAACCTCTATCAAGACGATTCAGACATTTTATCGGAAACAACCTACTGGTACGGCATTACCATAGAAACCTTAGATGAAGTTGAGGGGCCGTTGTCTGAGCTTGTTGAAGTTACTGTCGGAACGGCTGGATTTTTAGCCACAACGAATACGCAAACAGCCATTTTGCGGGCAAAAGCATGGTTAAAAGCAAACCAGGACCAGTCGGGTTCATGGGGAAACGAAAAAAACAAGATTCTTTCCACAAGCCAGGTCCTGAATGCTTTCAAAGCTGCAGGGGATGACGATGTCTCGATCAGGAGCGGGCTGTTTTATTTAAAAGGCCATTATGCCGACAACAACGATTTCCTCGCCAGACAAATCAACACACTTTATGATTTCGGACAGAATGTTGATTATCGGGTATCGAAGCTGATTTTGCAGGCACATATAAATGAAAACAATGGCACAACATATTTGTTTGGATGGGGAACCCGTCCAGGATATTGTCCTGATCCCGTCAGTACAGCAATCGGGGCCTCTGCTTTAAAGAAAGCTACACAAGGGACGACATTAGCTGATGAGACTGTCATTGGGTTTATAAATGACGTCAATGGCTTTTATTTTAGTTCGGAAGATCGCAAATTCGGTTGGGTCGCAGGCCAGGAAGCGAGTGTCTACGTTTCAAGTATCATATATTGTCTTTTAATTGATGAGTATAACGGCCTTCCCACAAATTTTTCCTATGACTGGATTATTGTAACACAGGATAGTAACGGCGATGGATCATTTGGCAACGGGATTCTTGATACAGCTGCTACCTTACTGTGGTTGGAGCTTCCGGAAACCAACAAAACTAACGCTGTGGAATATCTTAAAGAGCAACAGGACCTTAACGGCAGTTGGGCTGAAGATCCTTTTCTCACCGGTCTATGCCTTGAAGCGCTATTAAAATAA
- a CDS encoding RHS repeat-associated core domain-containing protein: MKHSRSMRIFKAVILALLTTALYIVPVFASFDPPTDDDLAQTMECEWAVKDDPENPGNVIPDDNDELVALAESLDNDPVKIYNWVHENIYFPQFLYNNSGYYFYHHSRLGARGAYLNRIGNTWDQSSLLIALLRISGIHARYVHHPPSDLGTDIDRVYVIAWLDLDNPYGLAEGNQKGWVTLIPWMKQAELVEGKDLFPLNQDGSTTGQLDPDPDSELNFNFDQYLSEIKYESAIEGYEQKLQNYLSSDDPGKTLKDIPFKEIFNKNTGSILPRSYPTKINITPGTEFSGVSDDDRQYVDLSIDKTSGGNLLTYRVLLPEIVGKKFYLGWKISGSTMKPILKIDNDEVCGGDDSDPSIDTGEYFSLTFQVRGNAAKKRPDRIAGTFIQMGFDPLAASVKTIENMKKELQSVDMSLVLDTSTHEEYLRLMGGILVDTYLTRLYENAERTADLLYGKIVWGLAPTFVFTKPNSTDNPIETASESKFYYHPQWNIDQQTYSGFQKWDKGLQKISTANSSWDDPLNELCRRLYMFGASYDEGKIFEDWMDTPGASTIKGIMVVNEEFAKGTSDNYVVTLTKNDIIEETQSITLDFETISASDEDDLIDNVYAGFDWSMYRVDSTVTPNYLGVYNGAVTGRYGLIYSGLGRILRGTKFSLASVRMTSAINDNNNVVFKLYKDGATSPFVETDPLTIGTTPIVVSLNFPEANRIDVTSDNGPVIIDDFILTRNEYIADLDDQTDGHLGYSTILSIVSELNNGAKVVVPVQEIEYEELSGSVRIVYGAEGYGDTYAFGMYNGGSSSPNTDTDETYVDFSDIGDLSLYTDILSDTTQTDWFDTYALETDETSSTYTILQKTKETINAAKTLIGDPVDMVTGEFYAEEKPDITVKSRGLGLSVTRKYKSQTIYNGPFGYGWTWNHGERILPVTGGDVKYYNNEADALEITSNGDTSYTYPAGSQFILTMDAGQYIITQNLTRQKSYFSDQGYLIKKEDRFGNTLLYEYGDTDHPTLISKITDELGRSISFTYNTSGKVTTVTGKTGEADSGRSCSYKYSEKVVDTDDGLGDDLIEFHGLDYEIDPEDGSDNATKYQYLSNQENAYLDHNMVLYTMPGGDTLEIGYYKNDQVAYHTNAEDETFNFFYSRLNRYSETWNEEGYYRKVFFNDANDVIRIANEDGTIETMVYDGHHNKTHHTDGNGYTTEFQYYPDGTPAEDQEAFEKQRNLCVKTNSMGHTWHYKYDDAEHPYSVTQSEDPVGRITTFEYYDETDGNLDGSLHKKIQAQGYAFNGDGDLAVDETATGFETVYDYDDYGNITQITDTNGNSEIFAYDTDALHLLSTTDKNGHQTSFDYYLSGNTENQPPDLLKSKTVTVGGTDLTTTFEYNAVGQKTKETDPLSQTTTYEYNTDGKLVKTTLPNGAEKKLDYYKARDVVAGAQVKEAIDPLSQSELFTYDAIGKLTSKTDKNGNTTSYKYDPMGRLAQTTDALGNVTQYQYDGNGNKTAVTDALGNTSIYIYDAANRLIEEAVPCGLEDSDTSVIRKTYTYYDDGKLESVTTDISDADHEDITVFYEYDQLGHLFQKTDGYNSSDPQATAYRYDASGNLTGIINPLGDRQAFVYDGNGNKTAEQYYDTGNELLEETLYHYDERNLLTHIIDPLGDVTVLVYDAAGRKISQTQGLDTDLVETVWEYDTVGNIVKETDPLGRLTRYSYDLNSHKIKLVGAAGETTTFGYDPNGNQVSTTYPDKTVTRTYYDAVNRKIGTEDELGNLQYFEYDEVSNLILHTDARGNSTTFQYDQAGRMFRTIDALGNTTETEFDETGRVLATTNARGIETQHRYDVHGNLLGTTIAPSSSEPVITEYEYDENNRRIFEIRSLKVSDTETRALKTQFVYDDRGLMTTRIEGQYTETPQSYGFEYNAGRQLVQTTDPNGNITKYFYDTLGRKIAQTQADGMIEYYWEYDVAGNVILEQMPEGELTIKGYDNLNRLILMVQGDDRKEFAYDSRGRLIREVNFNGDITQYTYDLVGRLDSRTSAAGITGEAATSTFSYDENGNLLSVLNPLENTLTYEYDVLNRKIKEADADGSFQQFTYDGNGNIETITRQDSSLVTFVYDDLDRKIEVRLGSGSVLQQQFEYDTLSRLKLAEDFNQGAATHLVIFSYDDFDRLETELQDSAYLVTSQYDKNGNKETLTYPSGKTVQKNYDGNNNLSAVYDGVDQIARLEYDRNRQLIFGVYGNNTTLSVEYDNRGREMYRAYSTPGTNELFRVDKSYDGQSNVATRDTDFNGASLAEAFDYDHHDRLTGQDKDSAAFAAWQYDLNGNWKYTDQNGLSEPRTVTSDNEYNTIDSTVVSYDDRGNMTFDGTNDYTYDWANRLTQVSSDGEVLASYTYDALNRRVTRTVGTVVTTFVYDSQSVIEEYTASSLERIFIYADTLDDPVLVEVNGQDYYYLKDSQHSVKAILDAGAALVESYNYNPFGLMMISDDQGTDITTTGSTIGNPFGYTGRRWDNDSGLWYYRNRMYSASLGRFMQRDPAGYVDGLNLYTYVLNNPLRFTDPDGLVARAAGNYAVDSIYAANNMINENLIFPVLNSAAYTLGQVGTGWDLILDTVTPTIAEEREFAAASVTPTVPFDDMFFAGIAGLKKFPKVVDAVHDLVKTGDINTDIYLVGRHGDMPNPRPTGHQSHHGVNTVWMDVNIPGSKAIDAPAVLMPNSPDHNATRGVFNRLRTEFANRQGVKVKDLDWSKVSHGEAWRLAEEQFSVTNTPDKIIDQYFKEFNTYLEKLQ, encoded by the coding sequence ATGAAACATTCAAGAAGTATGCGAATCTTTAAAGCCGTCATTTTGGCATTATTGACTACAGCATTATACATAGTACCCGTTTTTGCAAGTTTTGATCCCCCAACGGACGATGACCTTGCCCAGACCATGGAATGTGAGTGGGCGGTGAAGGACGATCCGGAAAATCCCGGAAACGTTATACCTGATGATAACGATGAACTGGTAGCCCTTGCTGAAAGCCTGGATAATGACCCGGTTAAAATTTACAATTGGGTCCATGAGAATATCTATTTCCCACAATTCCTTTATAACAATAGCGGATATTACTTTTACCATCATTCAAGATTAGGAGCCAGAGGGGCCTATTTAAATCGTATAGGCAACACCTGGGATCAGTCTTCTTTATTGATTGCACTGCTTAGAATATCAGGTATCCACGCAAGATATGTTCATCATCCACCTTCAGATTTAGGCACAGACATTGATCGTGTTTATGTTATTGCATGGCTGGATCTGGATAATCCATACGGTCTTGCTGAAGGCAACCAAAAAGGTTGGGTTACACTTATTCCCTGGATGAAGCAAGCAGAGCTTGTCGAAGGGAAAGACCTTTTCCCTTTAAATCAGGACGGATCTACAACCGGCCAGTTAGACCCTGATCCGGATTCTGAATTGAACTTTAATTTTGATCAATACCTGTCAGAGATCAAATACGAATCAGCCATAGAAGGATACGAACAAAAGTTACAGAACTATCTGTCATCAGATGATCCGGGAAAAACTTTAAAAGATATTCCCTTTAAAGAAATTTTTAACAAGAATACAGGGTCCATTCTGCCCCGGTCCTATCCAACCAAAATAAACATAACTCCAGGCACTGAATTTTCTGGAGTTTCAGATGATGACAGACAATACGTAGATTTATCGATAGATAAAACCAGCGGTGGGAATCTGCTGACTTACAGAGTTTTGCTGCCTGAAATTGTGGGTAAAAAATTCTACTTGGGCTGGAAAATATCCGGTTCAACAATGAAGCCGATCCTCAAAATAGATAACGATGAAGTGTGCGGTGGTGACGATTCCGATCCATCAATAGACACCGGGGAATACTTTTCTCTGACCTTCCAAGTACGAGGAAACGCTGCCAAAAAACGTCCTGACCGAATTGCAGGCACTTTTATCCAGATGGGATTTGATCCTCTTGCGGCTTCCGTTAAAACCATCGAAAATATGAAAAAAGAGCTTCAGTCTGTGGATATGAGTCTGGTTCTCGACACTTCCACACATGAAGAATACCTCAGATTGATGGGCGGTATTCTGGTGGATACATATTTAACCAGGCTGTATGAGAATGCCGAAAGGACGGCAGATCTCCTTTATGGCAAAATCGTTTGGGGACTGGCCCCGACATTTGTCTTTACAAAGCCGAATTCTACTGACAACCCTATAGAAACAGCTTCTGAATCAAAATTCTACTATCATCCCCAATGGAATATAGATCAGCAGACATACAGTGGCTTCCAAAAATGGGACAAAGGTCTTCAAAAAATTTCAACTGCAAATTCAAGTTGGGATGATCCTTTAAATGAACTGTGCAGGCGGCTGTATATGTTCGGGGCTTCTTATGATGAGGGCAAAATATTTGAGGACTGGATGGACACGCCGGGAGCCAGCACCATCAAAGGCATTATGGTTGTTAATGAAGAATTCGCCAAAGGAACATCAGATAACTATGTAGTGACACTGACTAAGAACGATATCATTGAAGAAACACAATCTATTACATTGGATTTCGAAACCATCTCCGCTTCGGATGAAGACGATCTGATTGATAATGTATATGCCGGTTTTGACTGGTCAATGTATCGAGTTGATTCAACAGTCACACCAAACTATCTTGGTGTATACAATGGCGCAGTAACAGGGCGATACGGCCTGATTTACAGTGGGCTCGGCAGAATTTTGAGAGGAACGAAATTCAGTTTAGCAAGCGTACGAATGACTTCTGCAATCAATGATAATAATAATGTAGTCTTTAAACTGTATAAAGATGGAGCAACCTCCCCTTTTGTTGAAACAGACCCCCTGACCATAGGTACAACGCCTATTGTTGTATCCTTAAATTTTCCGGAAGCCAATAGAATCGATGTTACTTCAGATAATGGCCCGGTGATAATTGATGATTTTATTTTAACCAGGAATGAATATATTGCCGATCTGGACGATCAAACAGACGGCCATCTTGGATATTCCACCATTCTATCAATCGTATCCGAGCTTAATAATGGGGCCAAAGTTGTGGTCCCGGTGCAGGAAATTGAATATGAGGAGTTGAGCGGGAGCGTCAGGATTGTCTATGGGGCAGAAGGGTATGGAGACACCTATGCATTCGGCATGTACAACGGAGGCTCATCTTCACCAAACACGGACACAGACGAGACTTATGTCGATTTTAGCGACATTGGAGATCTTTCACTATATACAGACATCCTAAGCGATACAACCCAGACCGACTGGTTTGATACATACGCCCTTGAAACCGACGAGACAAGCAGTACCTATACAATCCTTCAAAAGACCAAAGAAACCATCAATGCCGCCAAGACACTCATAGGCGATCCGGTCGATATGGTGACCGGAGAATTCTATGCCGAAGAAAAGCCGGACATCACTGTCAAATCCAGAGGGTTAGGCCTGTCCGTCACCCGTAAATACAAAAGCCAGACCATCTATAACGGTCCCTTTGGTTACGGCTGGACCTGGAACCATGGCGAGCGCATCCTGCCTGTGACCGGTGGCGATGTCAAATACTATAACAACGAAGCCGACGCCCTTGAGATCACATCCAACGGGGACACCTCATACACTTATCCTGCCGGATCTCAATTCATCCTTACGATGGATGCCGGACAATACATCATTACCCAGAATCTGACCCGGCAGAAATCATATTTTTCCGACCAGGGGTATTTGATCAAAAAAGAAGACCGGTTCGGCAATACCCTGTTGTATGAGTATGGAGATACCGACCATCCGACCCTAATCTCCAAAATCACGGACGAACTGGGCAGATCCATATCATTCACTTACAATACCAGCGGCAAAGTAACCACTGTGACCGGCAAAACCGGCGAAGCGGATTCCGGTCGCTCTTGCTCATATAAGTATTCTGAAAAAGTAGTGGATACCGATGATGGCCTTGGAGATGACCTGATTGAGTTCCATGGCCTGGATTATGAGATTGATCCCGAAGACGGCAGCGACAATGCCACAAAATACCAATACCTGAGCAACCAGGAAAACGCATACCTGGACCACAACATGGTCCTGTACACCATGCCGGGGGGTGATACCCTTGAAATCGGGTACTACAAGAATGACCAGGTGGCATACCACACCAACGCCGAAGACGAAACCTTCAACTTTTTCTACAGCCGCCTGAACCGGTATTCAGAAACCTGGAACGAGGAAGGATACTACCGGAAAGTATTCTTCAATGACGCCAATGATGTAATCCGGATCGCGAATGAAGACGGCACTATCGAGACCATGGTCTATGACGGCCATCACAACAAAACCCACCATACCGACGGCAACGGATACACGACTGAGTTCCAGTATTATCCTGACGGCACTCCTGCTGAGGATCAGGAAGCTTTTGAAAAACAGCGCAATCTTTGCGTCAAGACCAATTCCATGGGCCACACCTGGCACTACAAATACGATGACGCGGAGCACCCGTATTCAGTTACACAAAGTGAAGATCCTGTCGGTCGGATTACAACATTTGAATATTACGATGAGACAGATGGTAATTTAGACGGCAGCCTGCATAAAAAAATACAGGCACAGGGCTATGCCTTTAATGGTGACGGAGACCTGGCTGTTGATGAGACTGCCACGGGATTTGAGACAGTATACGACTATGACGATTACGGCAACATCACCCAAATAACGGACACCAACGGCAACTCAGAAATATTTGCCTATGATACGGATGCCCTCCACCTGCTGTCCACAACAGATAAAAACGGGCATCAGACAAGCTTTGACTATTACCTGTCCGGTAACACGGAAAACCAGCCTCCGGACCTGCTGAAATCAAAGACAGTAACGGTCGGCGGCACCGACCTGACCACCACATTTGAATACAATGCCGTTGGTCAGAAAACCAAAGAAACAGATCCGTTAAGCCAGACCACAACGTACGAATACAACACCGACGGCAAACTGGTTAAAACGACGCTTCCAAACGGGGCCGAAAAAAAACTGGACTACTACAAGGCCAGGGATGTCGTTGCCGGTGCCCAAGTGAAAGAGGCCATTGATCCGCTTTCTCAATCCGAACTGTTCACCTATGACGCCATCGGTAAACTCACATCAAAGACCGATAAAAACGGAAACACCACCTCGTATAAATACGATCCCATGGGCAGGCTTGCCCAAACCACCGATGCCCTGGGCAATGTCACCCAATACCAGTACGACGGGAACGGCAACAAAACCGCCGTCACCGATGCGTTGGGCAACACCAGCATCTATATCTATGATGCCGCTAATCGGCTGATCGAAGAAGCCGTCCCATGTGGCCTGGAAGACTCGGACACCAGCGTCATCAGAAAAACGTACACCTACTATGATGACGGCAAACTCGAATCGGTAACCACGGACATCTCGGATGCCGACCACGAAGATATCACCGTATTTTACGAATATGATCAGCTCGGTCACCTGTTCCAAAAAACAGACGGATACAATTCGTCAGATCCTCAGGCAACAGCCTACCGCTATGATGCATCGGGGAACCTGACCGGAATCATCAATCCCCTGGGCGACCGCCAGGCATTTGTATACGACGGCAACGGCAATAAAACCGCCGAGCAATACTACGACACCGGCAACGAGCTGCTGGAAGAAACATTATATCATTATGATGAACGCAACCTTTTAACCCATATAATCGATCCCCTGGGGGATGTTACGGTCCTTGTCTATGATGCGGCGGGCCGAAAAATATCACAAACACAGGGTTTAGATACAGACCTGGTTGAAACCGTCTGGGAATATGATACGGTCGGCAACATCGTCAAAGAAACCGATCCCCTGGGAAGGCTCACCCGGTATTCTTATGATCTGAACAGCCATAAAATCAAACTGGTGGGTGCTGCAGGAGAGACCACTACCTTTGGATACGATCCCAACGGCAACCAGGTTTCTACAACCTATCCGGATAAAACCGTTACCCGGACCTATTACGATGCCGTAAACCGCAAGATCGGCACCGAGGATGAACTGGGCAACCTACAGTATTTCGAATACGACGAGGTCTCCAACCTGATACTGCACACCGACGCCAGGGGCAACAGCACCACGTTTCAATACGATCAGGCCGGACGAATGTTCAGGACGATTGACGCACTGGGCAATACTACGGAAACCGAGTTTGATGAAACCGGCAGAGTGCTTGCTACGACCAACGCCAGAGGCATCGAAACCCAGCACCGGTATGATGTCCACGGTAATCTGCTGGGAACTACCATTGCCCCGTCAAGCTCCGAACCCGTCATTACCGAGTACGAATATGACGAAAATAACCGCAGGATATTTGAGATCCGCAGCCTGAAAGTCAGCGACACAGAAACCCGCGCCCTGAAAACTCAGTTTGTTTATGATGACCGGGGCCTTATGACCACCCGCATTGAAGGCCAGTACACGGAAACGCCCCAATCCTACGGTTTTGAATACAACGCCGGAAGACAACTGGTTCAGACCACCGACCCCAACGGCAATATCACCAAATATTTTTATGACACTCTCGGAAGAAAGATCGCCCAAACCCAGGCCGACGGCATGATCGAGTATTATTGGGAATATGACGTCGCAGGCAACGTTATCCTTGAACAAATGCCCGAAGGTGAGCTGACCATAAAAGGTTACGACAATCTTAACCGCCTGATTTTGATGGTCCAGGGGGATGACCGGAAAGAGTTTGCCTATGACAGTCGGGGCAGGCTGATCCGGGAGGTCAATTTTAACGGAGATATCACCCAATATACCTATGACCTTGTCGGCAGGCTGGACTCCCGCACAAGCGCTGCAGGCATAACCGGCGAAGCTGCAACATCAACCTTCAGCTATGATGAAAACGGAAATCTGCTCTCCGTTCTCAATCCGCTGGAAAACACGCTCACCTATGAATATGATGTCCTGAACCGGAAAATAAAGGAAGCTGATGCGGACGGGAGTTTCCAACAATTCACCTATGATGGCAACGGAAATATCGAAACCATCACCCGCCAGGACAGTTCTCTGGTTACATTTGTTTATGACGATCTGGACCGAAAGATTGAAGTTCGGCTGGGATCAGGGTCGGTTCTGCAGCAGCAGTTCGAATACGACACCTTGTCACGGCTGAAATTGGCCGAAGATTTTAACCAGGGCGCGGCCACGCATTTGGTGATTTTTTCATATGATGATTTTGACCGCCTGGAAACGGAACTCCAGGATAGTGCTTATCTTGTGACAAGTCAGTATGATAAAAACGGCAATAAAGAAACCCTCACTTATCCATCCGGCAAAACCGTTCAGAAAAATTACGACGGCAACAACAATCTGTCCGCCGTCTACGACGGGGTCGATCAAATAGCCCGTCTGGAATACGACCGAAACAGGCAGTTGATATTCGGAGTTTACGGCAATAACACAACACTTTCCGTTGAGTATGACAACCGGGGCCGGGAAATGTATCGAGCTTACAGCACCCCCGGTACCAATGAACTCTTCAGAGTGGACAAGAGCTATGACGGCCAGAGCAACGTTGCCACCAGGGACACGGACTTTAACGGCGCGTCCCTGGCCGAAGCATTCGACTATGATCACCATGACCGGCTCACCGGCCAGGACAAAGACAGTGCTGCCTTTGCCGCCTGGCAGTACGATCTGAACGGCAACTGGAAATATACAGATCAAAACGGCCTTTCTGAACCCCGCACCGTAACCTCCGATAACGAATATAACACCATCGACAGTACAGTGGTCAGTTATGACGACCGCGGAAATATGACCTTTGACGGGACCAATGATTATACCTACGACTGGGCCAACCGTCTGACCCAAGTTTCATCGGACGGCGAGGTGCTGGCATCTTATACCTATGACGCCCTGAACCGCCGGGTAACCCGGACCGTAGGAACGGTAGTGACGACATTTGTTTATGACAGCCAGAGCGTTATTGAAGAATACACCGCCAGCAGTTTGGAAAGAATTTTCATTTATGCGGATACCCTGGATGATCCGGTCTTGGTCGAGGTAAATGGCCAGGATTATTATTATCTGAAAGACAGCCAGCACAGCGTCAAAGCCATTCTTGATGCCGGTGCCGCATTGGTCGAATCCTATAATTATAATCCGTTCGGCTTGATGATGATCTCCGATGACCAGGGGACGGATATCACAACCACCGGCAGCACCATCGGTAATCCCTTCGGTTACACCGGCAGACGGTGGGATAATGATTCCGGCCTCTGGTATTATCGGAACCGGATGTATTCGGCAAGCCTTGGCCGGTTCATGCAACGAGATCCAGCAGGATACGTAGACGGGCTGAACCTTTATACATACGTCCTAAATAATCCTTTGCGGTTTACCGACCCGGATGGGTTGGTTGCGAGGGCAGCTGGAAATTATGCTGTTGATAGTATTTATGCTGCCAACAACATGATCAATGAGAACTTGATTTTTCCTGTTCTTAATTCGGCAGCATACACGCTAGGTCAAGTTGGTACAGGCTGGGATCTAATACTTGATACCGTCACACCCACAATAGCCGAGGAACGAGAGTTTGCAGCCGCATCAGTGACACCAACGGTGCCATTCGATGATATGTTTTTTGCAGGTATCGCAGGTCTCAAAAAGTTTCCAAAAGTAGTTGATGCAGTTCATGATCTCGTTAAGACTGGAGATATAAATACTGACATTTATTTAGTGGGTAGGCATGGAGATATGCCAAATCCACGCCCTACGGGTCATCAATCACATCATGGCGTCAATACGGTTTGGATGGATGTAAATATTCCTGGTTCAAAGGCAATTGATGCTCCTGCTGTTTTAATGCCCAATTCACCTGATCATAATGCCACTCGTGGAGTATTTAACCGACTTAGAACAGAATTTGCAAACAGGCAGGGAGTAAAAGTAAAAGATTTAGATTGGTCAAAAGTTAGTCATGGTGAAGCTTGGCGACTTGCAGAGGAACAATTCTCAGTGACAAATACACCAGATAAAATTATAGACCAATATTTTAAAGAATTTAATACATATCTGGAGAAACTACAATGA